Proteins encoded within one genomic window of Gallus gallus isolate bGalGal1 chromosome 1, bGalGal1.mat.broiler.GRCg7b, whole genome shotgun sequence:
- the WRB gene encoding guided entry of tail-anchored proteins factor 1 isoform X1, whose amino-acid sequence MAESGAWLLVLSAVFLCNALKILLPSCSSIISKLLQKDAEQESQMRAEIQNMKQELSTISMMDEFARYARLERKINKMTDKLKTHVKARTAQLAKIKWVINIVFYILQAALMISLIWKYYSEPVTVLPSKWLAPLERLVAFPTGVAGGVGITCWLVVCNKVVAIMLHPFS is encoded by the exons ATGGCGGAGAGCGGCGCCTGGCTGCTAGTGCTGAGCGCCGTGTTCCTCTGCAACGCGCTCAAGatcctgctgccctcctgctcctccatc ATATCCAAGCTGTTGCAAAAGGATGCGGAGCAGGAATCCCAAATGAGAGCTGAAATTCAGAACATGAAGCAAGAACTCTCAACCATCAGTATGATGGATGAGTTTGCTAGATATGCCCGTCTGGAAAGAAAGATTAACAAAATGACTGACAAGCTTAAGACTCACG tgaAAGCACGAACTGCCCAATTAGCCAAAATAAAGTGGGTTATAAATATTGTATTCTACATCTTGCAA GCTGCCCTGATGATCTCTCTCATTTGGAAATATTATTCTGAGCCAGTTACAGTTCTTCCAAGCAAATGGCTTGCACCATTGGAGCGCTTGGTAGCCTTTCCTACAGGTGTGGCAG GTGGTGTTGGAATTACATGTTGGCTTGTGGTTTGTAATAAAGTTGTAGCTATCATGCTACACCCTTTCAGCTGA
- the WRB gene encoding guided entry of tail-anchored proteins factor 1, whose product MRAEIQNMKQELSTISMMDEFARYARLERKINKMTDKLKTHVKARTAQLAKIKWVINIVFYILQAALMISLIWKYYSEPVTVLPSKWLAPLERLVAFPTGVAGGVGITCWLVVCNKVVAIMLHPFS is encoded by the exons ATGAGAGCTGAAATTCAGAACATGAAGCAAGAACTCTCAACCATCAGTATGATGGATGAGTTTGCTAGATATGCCCGTCTGGAAAGAAAGATTAACAAAATGACTGACAAGCTTAAGACTCACG tgaAAGCACGAACTGCCCAATTAGCCAAAATAAAGTGGGTTATAAATATTGTATTCTACATCTTGCAA GCTGCCCTGATGATCTCTCTCATTTGGAAATATTATTCTGAGCCAGTTACAGTTCTTCCAAGCAAATGGCTTGCACCATTGGAGCGCTTGGTAGCCTTTCCTACAGGTGTGGCAG GTGGTGTTGGAATTACATGTTGGCTTGTGGTTTGTAATAAAGTTGTAGCTATCATGCTACACCCTTTCAGCTGA